A window of Lytechinus pictus isolate F3 Inbred chromosome 7, Lp3.0, whole genome shotgun sequence contains these coding sequences:
- the LOC129264317 gene encoding enhancer of rudimentary homolog codes for MAHTILLIQPDAPMSKTYADYSSIKECMEGICRIFEEHLKTCHPSSPSITYDISELFEFIDNMTDISCLVLDTETKCNYVPKNKLWIKEKIYVTLSKEAAK; via the exons atG GCTCACACAATTTTGCTCATTCAGCCCGATGCCCCCATGTCCAAAACGTATGCAGACTATAGCAGTATCAAAGAGTGCATGGAAG GTATTTGCCGGATCTTCGAAGAGCATCTTAAAACGTGTCATCCGAGTAGTCCATCAATCACATATGATATCAGCGAGCTGTTTGAATTCATCGATAACATGACAGATATTTCATGCCTGGT TCTGGACACAGAGACGAAATGCAACTACGTACCAAAGAACAAATTATGGATCAAGGAGAAGATATATGTAACGCTAAGCAAAGAAGCAGCCAAGTAG